In the Manis javanica isolate MJ-LG chromosome 12, MJ_LKY, whole genome shotgun sequence genome, one interval contains:
- the ASB1 gene encoding ankyrin repeat and SOCS box protein 1 isoform X2 — MTQPTWGTCRPSGACCRRRATGGRRLPREEAAWRFRPPLPAWLPVFFLSRINEKSVWCCGWLPCTPLRIAATAGHGNCVDFLIRKGAEVDLVDVKGQTALYVAVVNGHLESAQILLEAGADPNGSRHHRSTPVYHASRVGRADILKALIRYGADVDVNHHLTPDIRPPFSRRLTSLVVCPLYISAAYHNLQCFKLLLQAGANPDFNCNGPVNTQGFYRGSPGCVMDAVLRHGCEVAFVSLLVEFGANLSLVKWESLGPESRGRRKVDPEALQVFREARSVPRTLLNLCRVAVRRALGKYRLHVIPSLPLPDPIKKFLLYE, encoded by the exons ATGACGCAGCCTACGTGGGGGACCTGCAGACCCTCAGGAGCCTGTTGCAGGAGGAGAGCTACCGGAG GACGCCGCCTTCCACGAGAGGAGGCAGCTTGGAGGTTCCGGCCACCCctcccagcctggctccctgTGTTCTTTCTCAGCCGCATCAACGAGAAGTCTGTCTGGTGCTGTGGCTGGCTGCCCTGCACACCCCTGCGGATCGCGGCCACTGCGGGCCACGGGAACTGTGTGGACTTCCTTATCCGGAAGGGGGCGGAGGTGGACCTGGTGGATGTGAAGGGGCAGACCGCCCTGTACGTGGCCGTGGTGAATGGACACCTGGAGAGTGCCCAGATCCTGCTGGAGGCTGGCGCCGACCCCAACGGAAGCCGGCACCATCGCAGCACGCCCGTGTACCACGCCTCTCGGGTGGGCAGGGCCGACATCCTGAAGGCCCTCATCAG GTACGGGGCTGACGTCGATGTCAACCACCACTTGACTCCCGACATCCGGCCCCCTTTCTCCCGGCGCCTCACCTCCTTGGTGGTCTGCCCCTTGTACATCAGCGCGGCCTACCACAACCTCCAGTGCTTCAAGCTGCTCCTCCAGGCTGGGGCGAACCCCGACTTCAACTGCAACGGTCCTGTCAACACGCAGGGCTTCTACAGGGGCTCCCCTGGCTGTGTCATGGATGCTGTCCTGCGTCACGGCTGCGAGGTGGCCTTTGTGAGCCTGCTCGTAGAGTTTGGAGCCAACCTGAGCCTGGTGAAGTGGGAATCCTTGGGTCCGGAGTCGAGAGGCAGAAGGAAGGTGGACCCCGAGGCACTGCAGGTCTTCCGAGAAGCCAGAA GTGTCCCCAGGACCTTGCTGAATCTGTGCCGTGTGGCTGTGAGAAGAGCTCTTGGCAAATACCGACTCCATGTGATTCCCTCGCTGCCTCTGCCGGACCCCATAAAAAAGTTTCTGCTCTATGAGTAG
- the ASB1 gene encoding ankyrin repeat and SOCS box protein 1 isoform X1 gives MAEGGGPGGRAGPGPAGPNLKEWLREQFCDHPLEHCEDTRLHDAAYVGDLQTLRSLLQEESYRSRINEKSVWCCGWLPCTPLRIAATAGHGNCVDFLIRKGAEVDLVDVKGQTALYVAVVNGHLESAQILLEAGADPNGSRHHRSTPVYHASRVGRADILKALIRYGADVDVNHHLTPDIRPPFSRRLTSLVVCPLYISAAYHNLQCFKLLLQAGANPDFNCNGPVNTQGFYRGSPGCVMDAVLRHGCEVAFVSLLVEFGANLSLVKWESLGPESRGRRKVDPEALQVFREARSVPRTLLNLCRVAVRRALGKYRLHVIPSLPLPDPIKKFLLYE, from the exons ATGGCGGAGGGCGGCGGTCCCGGCGGGCGGGCCGGGCCGGGGCCCGCAG GTCCTAATCTGAAGGAGTGGCTGAGGGAGCAGTTCTGTGACCATCCCCTGGAGCACTGTGAGGACACGCGGCTCCATGACGCAGCCTACGTGGGGGACCTGCAGACCCTCAGGAGCCTGTTGCAGGAGGAGAGCTACCGGAG CCGCATCAACGAGAAGTCTGTCTGGTGCTGTGGCTGGCTGCCCTGCACACCCCTGCGGATCGCGGCCACTGCGGGCCACGGGAACTGTGTGGACTTCCTTATCCGGAAGGGGGCGGAGGTGGACCTGGTGGATGTGAAGGGGCAGACCGCCCTGTACGTGGCCGTGGTGAATGGACACCTGGAGAGTGCCCAGATCCTGCTGGAGGCTGGCGCCGACCCCAACGGAAGCCGGCACCATCGCAGCACGCCCGTGTACCACGCCTCTCGGGTGGGCAGGGCCGACATCCTGAAGGCCCTCATCAG GTACGGGGCTGACGTCGATGTCAACCACCACTTGACTCCCGACATCCGGCCCCCTTTCTCCCGGCGCCTCACCTCCTTGGTGGTCTGCCCCTTGTACATCAGCGCGGCCTACCACAACCTCCAGTGCTTCAAGCTGCTCCTCCAGGCTGGGGCGAACCCCGACTTCAACTGCAACGGTCCTGTCAACACGCAGGGCTTCTACAGGGGCTCCCCTGGCTGTGTCATGGATGCTGTCCTGCGTCACGGCTGCGAGGTGGCCTTTGTGAGCCTGCTCGTAGAGTTTGGAGCCAACCTGAGCCTGGTGAAGTGGGAATCCTTGGGTCCGGAGTCGAGAGGCAGAAGGAAGGTGGACCCCGAGGCACTGCAGGTCTTCCGAGAAGCCAGAA GTGTCCCCAGGACCTTGCTGAATCTGTGCCGTGTGGCTGTGAGAAGAGCTCTTGGCAAATACCGACTCCATGTGATTCCCTCGCTGCCTCTGCCGGACCCCATAAAAAAGTTTCTGCTCTATGAGTAG